From one Culex quinquefasciatus strain JHB chromosome 3, VPISU_Cqui_1.0_pri_paternal, whole genome shotgun sequence genomic stretch:
- the LOC6042848 gene encoding mucin-2: MNLLLLIATTLLAVCRADIPLLELGLDPDAQQFQNVVEASESENVFAGYSKEKPIVPFPEASNQCEGGPDVCGYTYDKPACPWEVKTEYITSTATRVQTETETKIQTQTVTQTIPTTVTETSTSVTRFCGTTNTYLPPVEEVTTTVRPNAVTKTTTLPPTTTTITSRGPPSTTVRTITPTTTVVISQTPFVTNTRTITPTVTSIFTASSTSITRTITPTSTYLSYLASVSITRTITPTYTDLVYLDSVTVTRTVTPTSTNIQYLPSVTVNRTVTPTSTSLFYLPSVTVNRTVTPTSTNIFYEQAATVNRTVTPTSTNVFYDASVTVNRTVTPTSTRLTYLDSVTIDRTVTPTSTRLITLDSTNTQTRTITPTFVVQETADTRTVTRTITPSFVVQTSVPTSTITRTLTPSSVLTTTAATTNTITRTVTPQATSTTTIKAPVQTVTVRDKTTVTVVPTVTSTPTLTQTVCKPANTYLPDADAPVTRTRTETVTQILTETVIQCTPTNAYLPVQQTAASYKRSPQLQRDILPPEDDNRINLLL; encoded by the exons AATCTTCTGCTACTGATAGCCACGACGCTGCTGGCAGTCTGTCGAGCTGACATTCCGTTGCTGGAACTCGGACTAGACCCGGATGCGCAGCAGTTCCAAAACGTAGTCGAAGCGAGTGAATCTGAGAATGTGTTTGCTGGATATTCCAAGGAAAAACCGATCGTGCCCTTCCCGGAAGCTTCGAACCAATGTGAAGGTGGCCCGGATGTCTGCGGATACACCTACGATAAACCAGCCTGCCCTTGGGAAGTAAAAACTGAATACATTACGAGCACTGCAACGCGGGTGCAGACCGAAACCGAAACCAAGATCCAGACGCAAACCGTAACGCAGACCATACCGACGACTGTCACCGAGACGTCAACCAGCGTTACGCGATTCTGTGGGACAACCAACACGTACCTGCCTCCGGTGGAGGAAGTCACCACCACGGTTCGTCCGAATGCTGTGACCAAAACCACAACGCTTCCACCAACTACAACCACGATCACCTCTCGAGGACCTCCGAGTACCACTGTCCGCACGATCACTCCTACCACAACCGTTGTAATCAGTCAAACTCCTTTCGTTACGAATACTCGCACGATCACCCCGACTGTTACAAGCATCTTCACCGCTAGCAGTACCTCGATCACCCGAACCATCACCCCAACCTCGACATATCTGAGCTACCTCGCGTCCGTTTCCATTACCAGAACCATAACTCCCACCTACACCGATCTTGTCTACCTTGACTCCGTTACTGTAACGCGAACAGTAACACCCACTTCAACCAACATCCAGTACCTACCATCGGTGACCGTCAACCGAACCGTAACACCAACCTCAACCAGCTTGTTCTATCTGCCGTCAGTCACAGTCAACCGAACCGTAACCCCGACCAGCACCAACATCTTCTACGAGCAGGCAGCTACCGTAAACCGAACTGTAACGCCCACCTCCACTAACGTTTTCTACGATGCTTCAGTAACCGTGAACCGCACCGTTACGCCAACGTCCACTCGACTCACCTACCTGGACTCGGTAACGATAGACAGGACAGTAACCCCCACCTCAACCCGACTGATCACCCTGGACTCGACCAACACCCAAACCCGAACGATCACCCCAACCTTCGTGGTGCAAGAAACGGCTGACACGCGAACCGTTACTAG GACCATCACCCCTTCGTTTGTCGTTCAAACGTCGGTCCCCACGAGCACCATCACGCGCACCCTGACGCCATCGAGTGTCCTGACCACAACGGCCGCCACCACCAACACCATAACCCGCACCGTAACGCCACAAGccaccagcaccaccaccatcaaAGCTCCCGTGCAAACCGTAACGGTCCGCGATAAGACCACCGTAACGGTCGTGCCCACCGTGACGTCCACTCCGACGTTGACTCAAACTGTGTGCAAACCGGCCAACACGTACCTGCCGGATGCGGACGCACCCGTAACGCGCACCCGCACCGAAACCGTTACCCAAATCCTCACCGAAACGGTCATCCAGTGTACGCCGACCAACGCGTACCTTCCGGTGCAACAAACTGCCGCCAGCTACAAACGATCGCCACAACTTCAACGAGATATTCTACCCCCAGAAGACGACAACCGAATCAATCTTCTGCTGTAA
- the LOC119769203 gene encoding uncharacterized protein LOC119769203 has protein sequence MKSVVYFVALILGCYGQDDFQGYNYPKPSCPLPLPVTETETATITKVFSTDATVYQTQILTNSVTVPVYFTSTVVRERLITSYSTVVSPVTQYQTDYRTVYITPSPVTLVNTVTATVQASCIATQDDSVANTYLPPDNSGQIANVDDYKQSVENTYLPPPPTGGDYSGNSGSGNVLNLGTGDTGSAFRRSVAGSSFNPNDTRRARYVLSLGALPPRF, from the exons Atg AAAAGTGTGGTGTACTTTGTGGCGCTGATCCTGGGCTGTTACGGCCAGGATGACTTTCAAGGGTACAACTACCCAAAGCCGAGCTGTCCGCTGCCGTTGCCCGTTACGGAAACGGAAACCGCGACCATCACGAAAGTCTTCAGCACCGATGCCACCGTCTACCAAACACAGATCCTGACCAACAGCGTGACAGTTCCAGTGTACTTCACCTCAACCGTTGTCCGGGAACGCCTGATCACGTCCTACTCCACGGTGGTATCTCCGGTGACGCAGTACCAAACGGACTACCGAACCGTTTACATCACGCCGAGTCCCGTGACGCTAGTCAACACCGTTACGGCAACCGTACAAGCCAGTTGCATCGCTACCCAGGACGACAGTGTTGCCAACACGTACCTCCCACCGGACAACAGTGGCCAGATTGCCAACGTGGATGACTACAAGCAGTCCGTGGAAAACACTTATTTACCTCCTCCGCCGACGGGAGGCGATTATAGTGGCAACAGCGGTTCTGGAAATGTGCTCAACCTCGGCACCGGTGATACTGGTAGTGCGTTCAGGCGTAGCGTTGCCGGCAGCAGCTTCAACCCGAACGATACGCGTAGAGCGCGGTATGTGCTCAGTTTGGGCGCGTTGCCTCCGCGGTTTTGA